The following are encoded together in the Culex pipiens pallens isolate TS chromosome 1, TS_CPP_V2, whole genome shotgun sequence genome:
- the LOC120427857 gene encoding ras-related and estrogen-regulated growth inhibitor-like, translating to MHWHLKGSQNPPESAQPAGEECNQPYKDLRSGNWKMTNLNKLKVVVIGSSKVGKSAVTVRYLTKRYIGEYSSSRDFVYRHGVIYDNVTTEVEILDTSKCDKRGCLYEHLRWGDAFVVVYSICDKASFEEAADYLQQLTKLKLPSYYTILLLGNKSDLDHAREISVNDGQELSFRYSCQFYEVSAAENFAGVSLAFQSLIREARSTQLFRALPLRRKLGVNSVSKALGNIFGKNSKGERKKRPSLSI from the exons ATGCACTGGCATCTGAAGGGCTCCCAGAACCCTCCAGAATCGGCGCAACCGGCGGGAGAGGAGTGCAACCAGCCCTACAAGGACCTGCGATCTGGCAACTGGAAAatgacaaatttgaacaaactcAAGGTGGTAGTCATTGGCAGCTCCAAAGTGGGAAAATCAG CCGTCACCGTGCGATACCTGACCAAACGCTACATCGGCGAGTACAGCTCATCGCGGG ATTTCGTCTACCGACACGGAGTCATCTACGACAATGTTACAACCGAGGTGGAGATCTTGGACACGTCCAAATGTGAT AAACGAGGTTGCCTGTACGAGCATCTTCGCTGGGGCGACGCGTTCGTCGTGGTGTACTCCATCTGTGATAAGGCCAGCTTCGAGGAGGCCGCTGATTATTTGCAGCAGCTGACCAAGCTCAAGCTGCCCTCGTACTACACGATCCTGCTGCTGGGCAACAAGAGCGATCTGGACCACGCGAG GGAAATCTCCGTCAACGATGGCCAGGAGCTGTCCTTCCGCTACTCGTGCCAATTCTACGAGGTGTCTGCGGCGGAAAATTTCGCCGGAGTTTCGCTCGCGTTCCAGTCGCTAATTAGGGAGGCCCGCTCGACGCAGCTCTTTCGGGCCCTGCCCCTGCGGAGAAAACTGGGCGTCAACTCGGTGTCCAAGGCCCTCGGGAACATCTTCGGCAAGAACAGCAAGGGCGAGCGCAAGAAACGGCCCTCGCTCAGCATATGA